In Flavobacterium sp. WV_118_3, one DNA window encodes the following:
- the murD gene encoding UDP-N-acetylmuramoyl-L-alanine--D-glutamate ligase translates to MRLVVLGGGESGVGTAILGKKKGYEVFLSDFGKIKNNYKEVLILNQIPWEDEKHTEDLILNADVVMKSPGIPDKSPIVKKLKEKNIPIISEIEFANKFTNVVTVGITGSNGKTTTTMLTHHLLKQGGLNVGLAGNIGKSYAWQIAENKFEAYVLELSSFQLDGVIDYKPHIAVITNISPDHLDRYNYDYGQYIEAKFRITKNQTEDDYLIYDADDEAITDWLSKNKIRAKKVPFSLTKTLEEGAYIKDDTIYTNINNETFIMPINELSLEGKHNVKNAMAATTVAQLMRIRKATIRESLSDFQGVEHRLEKVLKIQNVQYVNDSKATNVNATFFALDSMTTPTVWIVGGVDKGNDYAELMPLVREKVKAIVCLGVDNSKIIEAFGNVVDVMVETTSMTEAVKIAQKMAEKGDTVLLSPACASFDLFESYEDRGKQFKNAVQSL, encoded by the coding sequence ATGAGACTAGTAGTATTAGGAGGCGGAGAAAGCGGTGTTGGCACTGCGATCTTAGGAAAGAAAAAAGGATATGAAGTGTTTCTGTCTGATTTCGGAAAAATTAAAAACAACTATAAAGAAGTGTTGATTCTGAACCAGATTCCCTGGGAAGATGAAAAACATACAGAGGATTTGATTCTGAATGCCGATGTGGTGATGAAAAGCCCCGGTATTCCCGACAAGTCACCGATTGTAAAAAAACTAAAGGAAAAAAATATTCCGATTATCTCGGAAATCGAGTTTGCCAACAAATTTACAAATGTCGTAACAGTTGGAATTACCGGGAGTAACGGAAAAACGACCACGACCATGCTCACGCATCACCTGTTAAAACAGGGCGGATTAAATGTAGGTTTGGCCGGAAACATCGGAAAAAGTTACGCCTGGCAAATCGCCGAAAACAAATTTGAAGCCTATGTTTTGGAATTAAGTAGTTTTCAGCTCGACGGGGTTATCGACTACAAACCGCATATTGCTGTAATCACAAACATCAGCCCGGATCATTTGGATCGCTATAATTACGACTACGGTCAGTATATCGAAGCCAAATTCAGAATTACCAAAAACCAGACGGAAGACGATTACCTGATTTATGATGCCGATGATGAAGCGATAACCGACTGGCTGAGCAAAAACAAAATACGAGCAAAAAAAGTTCCTTTTTCACTCACAAAAACACTGGAAGAAGGCGCTTATATTAAAGACGATACGATTTATACCAACATCAACAACGAGACATTTATCATGCCAATAAACGAACTATCATTAGAAGGAAAACATAACGTAAAAAATGCAATGGCAGCAACTACAGTAGCGCAATTGATGCGTATCCGAAAAGCAACAATCCGCGAAAGCCTGTCCGACTTCCAGGGAGTGGAACATCGTTTGGAAAAAGTACTGAAAATACAAAATGTACAGTATGTAAACGACTCGAAGGCGACCAATGTTAATGCGACGTTTTTCGCTTTGGATAGTATGACCACGCCAACGGTTTGGATCGTTGGAGGTGTGGATAAAGGAAATGATTATGCCGAATTAATGCCGTTGGTACGCGAAAAAGTAAAAGCAATTGTTTGTTTGGGTGTGGATAATTCCAAAATCATCGAAGCTTTTGGTAATGTAGTAGATGTAATGGTGGAAACCACCAGCATGACCGAAGCGGTAAAAATTGCCCAGAAAATGGCCGAAAAAGGTGATACGGTTTTATTATCACCGGCTTGTGCCAGTTTCGATTTATTTGAAAGTTACGAAGACCGTGGAAAGCAGTTTAAAAACGCCGTACAAAGTCTTTAA
- the mraY gene encoding phospho-N-acetylmuramoyl-pentapeptide-transferase produces MLYYFFQYLDKTLDIPGTGVFQYITFRSGLAIILSLMISTIFGKRIINFLRKQQIGETVRELGLEGQKEKAGTPTMGGLIIIFSTLIPVFLLAKLDNVYVMLLIVTTLWMGTIGFIDDYIKIFKKDKEGLKGKFKVVGQVGLGIIVGSVLYFHPGVTVRTDTATSNIFQTPGTTTIAPAPTEEKSTATTIPFFKNNEFDYAELLAWTGDGYEKYAWLIFIPVVIFIITAVSNGANLTDGIDGLAAGTSAISVLTLGIFAFVSGNIIFSNYLNIMYIPNSGEMTVYIAAFVGSLIGFLWYNTYPASVFMGDTGSLTIGGIIAVLAIAVRKELLIPVLCGIFLAENLSVVVQVAYFKYTKKKYGEGRRIFLMSPLHHHYQKKGYHESKIVTRFWIVAILLAIFSLVSLKLR; encoded by the coding sequence ATGCTGTACTATTTCTTTCAATATTTAGATAAAACCTTAGATATTCCGGGGACAGGAGTTTTCCAGTATATCACGTTTCGATCCGGTCTGGCTATTATTTTGTCGTTAATGATCTCAACGATTTTCGGAAAACGGATCATCAATTTTCTGCGAAAACAACAAATCGGAGAAACCGTTCGTGAATTAGGGCTGGAAGGTCAGAAAGAAAAAGCGGGAACGCCAACGATGGGAGGATTGATCATTATCTTTTCTACGTTGATTCCGGTATTTTTATTAGCAAAACTGGATAATGTTTATGTGATGTTGCTAATCGTAACCACCCTTTGGATGGGAACCATTGGCTTTATCGACGATTATATCAAGATCTTTAAAAAAGACAAAGAAGGACTAAAAGGGAAATTTAAAGTTGTTGGACAGGTTGGACTGGGAATCATCGTAGGTTCGGTATTGTATTTCCACCCGGGTGTTACGGTACGAACCGACACGGCTACCAGTAATATTTTTCAGACGCCGGGAACTACAACCATTGCTCCGGCGCCAACAGAAGAAAAATCAACAGCGACTACGATTCCGTTCTTTAAAAATAACGAATTCGATTATGCCGAATTATTAGCCTGGACGGGCGATGGCTACGAAAAATATGCCTGGTTAATTTTTATTCCGGTTGTTATTTTTATCATCACGGCGGTTTCCAACGGTGCCAATCTTACCGATGGAATCGACGGGCTGGCAGCGGGAACATCGGCCATATCGGTGCTTACGCTCGGGATCTTTGCCTTCGTTTCCGGTAACATCATCTTTTCGAATTACCTGAATATTATGTATATCCCGAATTCCGGGGAAATGACGGTCTACATCGCGGCCTTTGTAGGTTCGCTCATCGGTTTCCTCTGGTACAACACCTATCCGGCAAGCGTATTTATGGGTGATACCGGAAGTTTAACCATCGGAGGGATTATAGCGGTCTTGGCTATCGCGGTACGTAAAGAATTATTGATCCCGGTATTGTGTGGAATTTTCCTGGCCGAAAATTTATCCGTAGTAGTACAGGTGGCCTATTTTAAATATACAAAAAAGAAATACGGCGAAGGAAGGCGAATCTTCCTGATGTCGCCTTTACACCACCATTATCAGAAAAAGGGCTATCACGAAAGTAAGATCGTAACCCGTTTTTGGATTGTGGCGATTTTGTTAGCAATTTTCTCATTGGTTTCATTAAAATTAAGATAG
- a CDS encoding UDP-N-acetylmuramoyl-L-alanyl-D-glutamate--2,6-diaminopimelate ligase, with translation MTALKDILYKVAIEAVKGTTDVSVGKIEFDSRKIESDDVFVAIRGTVSDGHDFIEKAISLGAIAVVCELVPETTHDGITYVQVADTSLALAYMSANYYGDPSAKLKLVGVTGTNGKTTIASLLYQMFKKAGYKVGLLSTVKILVDNKEYKATHTTPDSLTINHYMNEMVEEGCDYCFMEVSSHGIHQKRTEGLHFTGGVFTNLSHDHLDYHPTFAEYRDVKKSFFDNLPKTAFAITNIDDKNGPVMLQNTKAKKRTYALKTYADYRAQILENQLSGLLLKINEQEVWVRLIGSFNAYNLLAIYGVAIELGIESQEALRLLSELESVSGRFQYIVSAGNITAIVDYAHTPDALENVLKTIEDIRTKNEQLITVVGCGGDRDTTKRPIMANIAATMSDKAIFTSDNPRSEKPEAIIEDMEKGVEPQNYKKTVSIVDRKQAIKTACQLAQPNDIILIAGKGHETYQEIQGVRHDFDDMKTVKELLEQLNK, from the coding sequence GTGACAGCCCTAAAAGACATATTATATAAAGTAGCGATCGAAGCGGTAAAAGGCACGACCGATGTATCGGTTGGCAAAATTGAATTCGATTCCCGAAAAATAGAATCGGACGATGTATTTGTTGCGATCAGAGGAACCGTCTCCGACGGGCATGATTTTATTGAAAAAGCAATCAGCCTGGGTGCGATAGCGGTAGTTTGCGAATTAGTGCCGGAAACAACCCACGACGGGATTACCTATGTTCAGGTAGCAGACACGAGTTTGGCATTGGCCTATATGAGTGCAAACTACTATGGCGATCCGTCGGCCAAATTAAAACTGGTTGGGGTTACCGGAACGAATGGGAAAACAACCATCGCGTCCCTGTTATATCAGATGTTTAAAAAGGCCGGTTATAAAGTAGGATTACTGTCAACCGTAAAAATTTTAGTCGATAACAAAGAATATAAAGCCACACATACCACACCGGATTCCTTAACCATCAATCATTATATGAATGAAATGGTCGAAGAAGGTTGTGATTATTGCTTTATGGAAGTGAGCTCGCATGGGATTCACCAGAAACGTACCGAAGGTTTGCATTTTACCGGAGGCGTTTTTACCAACCTGTCGCACGACCATTTGGATTACCATCCGACATTTGCGGAATACCGCGATGTGAAAAAATCATTTTTTGACAACCTGCCGAAAACCGCTTTTGCGATCACCAATATCGATGACAAAAACGGCCCGGTGATGTTGCAAAATACCAAAGCTAAAAAACGGACTTACGCTTTAAAAACCTATGCGGATTACCGTGCGCAGATTTTGGAAAACCAGCTTTCCGGTTTATTGTTAAAAATAAACGAACAGGAAGTATGGGTTCGCCTGATCGGTTCGTTTAACGCCTATAACCTTTTGGCTATTTATGGCGTGGCAATCGAATTGGGAATCGAAAGTCAGGAAGCATTGCGACTGTTAAGTGAGCTGGAAAGTGTTTCCGGACGTTTCCAGTATATTGTATCCGCGGGCAATATCACCGCTATTGTCGATTATGCGCATACGCCTGATGCCTTAGAAAACGTATTAAAAACGATAGAAGATATCCGCACCAAAAACGAACAACTCATCACGGTTGTAGGATGTGGCGGCGATCGCGATACCACCAAAAGACCAATCATGGCCAATATTGCGGCAACGATGAGCGATAAAGCCATTTTTACGTCTGATAATCCGCGAAGTGAAAAACCGGAAGCCATTATCGAAGACATGGAAAAAGGCGTGGAACCGCAAAACTATAAAAAAACGGTATCGATTGTGGATCGCAAACAGGCCATCAAAACCGCCTGTCAGCTCGCACAACCCAATGATATCATCCTGATCGCCGGGAAAGGGCATGAAACCTACCAGGAAATTCAGGGTGTACGTCACGATTTTGACGACATGAAAACGGTAAAAGAACTATTAGAACAACTTAATAAATAA
- a CDS encoding penicillin-binding protein, translated as MAVEDKNISYRIYLVAFAIFAMAIFVAIKLTNIQWVEGEYYRKLAKERTVKNFVIPANKGNVYSADGSLLATSIPNYTIRFDAVAPKKEDFDKNVKPLADSLSGLLGKPSSYFQTELRRARANKNRYYLLARKLSYTQYMKMKSFPLFNLGAYKGGMITEQKTVREHPIGKIAERTIGYERQDEGGKETRVGIEGAFGAYLNGKDGQRLMQKIAKNQWKPISDNNEIEPRDGYDIISTIDVYIQDIAHHALLKQLELYEADHGCVVVMETNTGEIKAISNLGRTSDGSYYETINYAVAESHEPGSTFKLVDLIALLDDRKVDTSKVYDSKGGDITYYNRHVRDSKRGGYGKVTLAKGFEVSSNTVMVQAVYDNYKDNPRQFVNRINNLGLDRPLGLPFKGEGRPFIPQPGEKGWSGVALPWMAFGYGVSITPLQTLTLYNAVANNGEMVKPQFVKEIKEWNKTIKKYDKQVLNPKICSDETLKKVHAILENVVKRGTGSKLYSKDFSMAGKTGTAQVDYHKGDGQMYYASSFAGYFPADKPKYSCIVVVHKPNTSKGLYYGADVAGPVFKRIAQKIFTDVPSTNEVKKLNRKILNQEQSYAAYYDKVQKKDNIVPNVKGMTGMDAVALLENFGLKVKIKGIGKVKQQSILPGQVFTKNQVITLELS; from the coding sequence ATGGCAGTAGAAGATAAAAATATCTCTTATCGAATCTATCTGGTGGCCTTCGCGATTTTCGCGATGGCTATTTTCGTTGCTATAAAGCTAACGAATATCCAGTGGGTGGAAGGAGAATATTATCGGAAACTGGCCAAAGAGCGCACGGTAAAAAACTTTGTTATTCCTGCGAATAAAGGAAATGTATATTCAGCTGACGGAAGTTTACTGGCGACATCGATTCCGAATTATACCATCCGTTTTGATGCGGTAGCGCCGAAAAAAGAAGATTTTGACAAAAATGTAAAACCGCTGGCGGATTCGCTTTCCGGATTATTAGGAAAACCGTCGAGCTATTTTCAAACCGAACTGCGCAGAGCCCGTGCCAACAAAAACCGCTACTATCTGTTAGCGCGTAAGCTAAGCTATACGCAATATATGAAAATGAAAAGCTTCCCGCTTTTTAACCTGGGAGCGTATAAAGGTGGAATGATCACCGAACAAAAAACGGTACGGGAACATCCGATCGGAAAAATTGCCGAGCGAACCATTGGTTATGAGCGTCAGGATGAAGGAGGGAAAGAAACACGAGTGGGGATTGAAGGTGCTTTTGGAGCCTATTTAAACGGAAAAGACGGTCAGCGTTTGATGCAGAAAATTGCCAAAAATCAATGGAAACCGATCAGTGATAATAACGAAATAGAACCACGCGACGGTTACGATATCATTTCAACGATCGACGTGTATATTCAGGATATTGCGCACCATGCCTTATTAAAACAACTGGAATTATACGAAGCCGATCACGGTTGTGTGGTGGTGATGGAAACCAATACCGGTGAGATCAAGGCGATTTCCAATTTAGGAAGAACCAGTGATGGTAGTTATTACGAAACGATCAACTATGCGGTAGCCGAATCGCACGAACCGGGATCAACCTTTAAACTGGTTGACCTGATTGCATTACTGGATGATCGAAAAGTAGATACCAGCAAAGTATACGATTCCAAAGGTGGCGATATTACGTATTACAACCGTCACGTTCGCGATTCCAAAAGAGGCGGATATGGGAAAGTTACCCTGGCCAAAGGATTTGAAGTATCGTCGAATACGGTAATGGTTCAGGCCGTTTACGACAATTATAAAGACAATCCGCGCCAGTTTGTAAACCGTATCAACAACCTTGGATTGGATCGTCCGTTAGGATTGCCTTTTAAAGGAGAAGGAAGGCCATTTATTCCGCAACCGGGCGAAAAAGGATGGTCGGGAGTAGCCTTGCCCTGGATGGCTTTCGGTTATGGTGTTTCGATTACGCCCTTGCAAACGTTAACCTTATACAATGCCGTAGCAAATAACGGTGAAATGGTAAAACCGCAATTTGTAAAAGAAATCAAAGAATGGAATAAAACCATCAAAAAATACGATAAACAGGTGTTGAATCCAAAAATCTGTTCGGATGAGACCCTTAAAAAAGTACATGCCATTCTGGAAAATGTGGTAAAACGCGGAACGGGTTCCAAATTGTATTCAAAGGATTTTTCGATGGCCGGAAAAACAGGTACCGCTCAGGTAGATTACCACAAAGGCGACGGACAAATGTATTATGCATCATCGTTTGCCGGATATTTCCCAGCCGATAAGCCGAAGTATTCCTGTATTGTAGTGGTGCACAAACCGAATACGTCAAAAGGATTGTATTATGGAGCCGATGTCGCCGGACCGGTTTTTAAGCGTATCGCGCAAAAAATATTTACCGATGTGCCATCGACAAACGAAGTGAAAAAATTAAACCGCAAAATCCTGAATCAGGAACAAAGCTATGCGGCTTATTATGATAAAGTACAGAAAAAAGACAACATCGTGCCGAATGTAAAAGGAATGACCGGAATGGATGCGGTGGCGTTGTTGGAAAATTTCGGACTTAAAGTGAAAATAAAAGGAATAGGAAAAGTAAAGCAACAGTCCATTTTACCGGGACAAGTCTTTACGAAGAACCAAGTAATAACATTAGAATTATCGTGA
- a CDS encoding FtsL-like putative cell division protein, which yields MKEGVYSLLKAKFLISDDALKNWRFIVFLILLAMIMIANSHRYEQKTFRITELTNEVKELRSEFVDRRSELMELKMESTISAEMEEKGIQPSSVPPKKIKVKEEEKNILKKIWQ from the coding sequence ATGAAAGAAGGCGTTTATAGTTTGTTAAAAGCAAAGTTCCTGATTAGCGATGATGCGTTGAAAAATTGGCGCTTTATCGTTTTTCTGATTTTATTGGCTATGATAATGATTGCCAATTCGCACCGATACGAACAGAAAACATTCCGAATTACGGAACTGACAAACGAGGTAAAAGAATTGCGATCGGAGTTTGTAGATCGCAGATCGGAATTGATGGAGCTCAAAATGGAATCCACCATATCAGCCGAAATGGAAGAGAAAGGAATTCAGCCGTCATCGGTTCCGCCAAAAAAGATAAAAGTTAAAGAAGAAGAAAAGAATATTCTAAAAAAAATATGGCAGTAG
- the rsmH gene encoding 16S rRNA (cytosine(1402)-N(4))-methyltransferase RsmH has protein sequence MTTKMEYHNPVLLKETVGGLNIKPDGIYVDVTFGGGGHSREIMRHLGPNGKLFAFDQDADALANVIDDERFTLINENFRYIKRFLRFHGVKQVDGILGDLGVSSHQFDVPERGFSTRFDAELDMRMNQKGELSAFHVVNEYDESDLKRMFFDYGELKNAGALANTIVIARKENPIRNTEQLKKVLGRFLPAHKSNKILAQIYQAIRIEVNQEMDVLKEFLEQSLELLKPEGRLSVISYHSLEDRLVKRFMRNGMFEGEPERDFFGRFEVPFQLIGKLIVPSEEEIAVNNRARSAKLRIAEKR, from the coding sequence ATGACGACGAAAATGGAATATCATAATCCGGTATTATTAAAAGAAACGGTTGGTGGGTTGAATATAAAACCGGATGGTATTTATGTGGATGTAACCTTCGGTGGAGGTGGTCATTCACGAGAAATCATGCGTCATCTTGGGCCAAACGGAAAATTGTTTGCCTTTGATCAGGATGCCGATGCTTTGGCAAATGTGATCGATGACGAACGATTTACACTGATCAATGAAAACTTTCGCTATATCAAACGGTTTTTGCGTTTTCACGGCGTAAAACAAGTCGACGGGATTTTAGGTGATTTAGGGGTTTCGTCCCATCAGTTTGATGTTCCGGAAAGAGGATTTTCAACCCGATTTGATGCCGAACTGGATATGCGAATGAATCAAAAAGGGGAATTGAGTGCTTTCCATGTCGTAAACGAATACGATGAATCGGATTTAAAACGGATGTTCTTTGATTATGGAGAATTGAAAAATGCCGGAGCACTTGCCAATACTATTGTAATAGCACGTAAAGAAAATCCGATCCGCAATACCGAACAATTAAAAAAAGTGTTAGGCCGTTTTTTACCGGCACACAAAAGCAATAAAATTCTGGCACAAATCTATCAGGCGATACGTATAGAAGTAAACCAGGAAATGGATGTGCTAAAAGAGTTTTTGGAGCAGTCGCTGGAACTATTAAAACCGGAAGGGCGTTTGAGTGTGATATCGTATCATTCGCTGGAAGACCGACTGGTAAAACGTTTTATGCGAAACGGAATGTTTGAAGGAGAACCGGAACGCGATTTCTTTGGAAGATTTGAAGTTCCGTTCCAGTTAATAGGAAAACTGATCGTGCCTTCGGAAGAAGAAATTGCAGTAAACAACCGGGCGCGGAGTGCTAAATTAAGGATCGCTGAAAAACGCTGA
- the mraZ gene encoding division/cell wall cluster transcriptional repressor MraZ, with product MTNIIGTYECKIDSKGRLMVPAPLKKQLPAPTDGFVLKRSIFDQCVELWPKAEWDIMMLKINKLNRFVKKNNDFIRKFMAGVKMVEIDDAGRLLITKDLIEYAGISKDLVLTSKVNIIEIWDKDLYEKSISGDDMDFADLAEEVMGNLNDDENGIS from the coding sequence TTGACCAACATAATCGGGACATATGAGTGTAAAATTGATTCAAAAGGAAGGCTAATGGTGCCGGCTCCTTTGAAGAAACAATTGCCTGCTCCAACCGATGGTTTTGTGTTAAAACGCTCCATTTTTGATCAGTGTGTGGAGTTGTGGCCTAAAGCGGAGTGGGATATCATGATGTTGAAAATCAACAAACTGAACCGCTTTGTGAAAAAGAATAACGACTTTATTCGAAAGTTTATGGCTGGTGTGAAAATGGTGGAGATCGACGATGCCGGACGACTATTGATAACAAAAGATCTGATTGAATATGCGGGAATTTCCAAGGATTTGGTTTTGACCTCAAAGGTAAATATCATCGAGATCTGGGACAAGGATTTGTATGAAAAATCAATATCGGGAGATGATATGGATTTTGCAGACCTGGCCGAAGAAGTAATGGGTAATTTAAATGACGACGAAAATGGAATATCATAA
- a CDS encoding alpha/beta fold hydrolase, translating to MEHTLKKEGKYRYFEAGEGTPIIILHGLMGGLSNFDGVADFFPKQGYKVVIPELPLYTNSILKTNVKAFSKFVKDFITYKGYEKVILLGNSLGGHIALYHTKMYPEKMAGLVITGSSGLYESAMGESYPKRGDYEYIRKKAEDVFYDPKVATKEIVDDVYATVNDRMKLLKTLAIAKSAIRHNMAKDLPKMDTPTGIIWGRNDKVTPPDVAEEFNRLLPNSDLYWIDKCGHAAMMEHPDEFNRLMLEWLKKANL from the coding sequence ATGGAGCATACGTTAAAAAAAGAGGGCAAATACCGTTATTTTGAAGCAGGAGAAGGCACGCCCATCATTATTTTACACGGACTAATGGGTGGATTGAGTAACTTTGACGGAGTCGCTGATTTTTTTCCAAAACAAGGTTACAAAGTTGTTATTCCCGAGTTACCACTTTACACCAATAGTATTTTAAAAACCAATGTAAAGGCTTTTTCTAAGTTTGTAAAAGACTTTATTACGTATAAAGGTTATGAAAAAGTAATCCTTCTAGGGAATTCTCTTGGCGGTCATATCGCCTTATATCATACTAAAATGTATCCGGAAAAAATGGCCGGACTGGTGATTACCGGAAGTTCCGGACTTTATGAAAGCGCTATGGGCGAAAGCTATCCGAAACGCGGCGATTATGAGTATATCCGAAAAAAAGCCGAGGATGTTTTTTACGATCCGAAAGTTGCTACTAAAGAAATTGTTGACGACGTGTATGCGACCGTTAACGACCGAATGAAGCTTTTAAAAACACTGGCGATTGCCAAAAGTGCGATTCGCCACAATATGGCTAAAGATCTTCCAAAAATGGATACACCAACCGGAATTATCTGGGGACGAAACGATAAAGTAACGCCGCCGGATGTAGCCGAAGAGTTTAACCGACTTTTACCAAATTCCGATTTATACTGGATTGATAAATGCGGACATGCCGCGATGATGGAACATCCGGACGAATTTAACCGACTAATGCTGGAGTGGCTCAAAAAAGCCAACTTATAA
- the yihA gene encoding ribosome biogenesis GTP-binding protein YihA/YsxC yields the protein MKINTAEFVISNSEVSKCPKEPLPEYAFIGRSNVGKSSLINMITNHKNLAKTSGRPGKTQLINHFKINNNWFLVDLPGYGYARVSKKAKETFQQFITDYFEKREQLVCAFVLIDIRLEAQKIDLEFINYLGEIEVPFCIIFTKSDKISKGKVEQNVAAYRKALLANNWEEMPQHFITSSLDVVGREPLLDFIDGVNDGIFKNNDL from the coding sequence ATGAAAATTAATACTGCCGAATTTGTGATCAGTAATTCCGAAGTAAGCAAATGCCCGAAAGAACCTTTACCGGAATACGCTTTTATCGGACGATCCAACGTGGGAAAATCTTCGTTGATCAATATGATAACCAACCATAAGAATCTGGCGAAAACTTCGGGAAGACCCGGAAAAACACAATTGATCAACCATTTTAAAATCAATAATAACTGGTTTTTGGTCGATTTACCGGGTTATGGCTATGCACGTGTTTCAAAAAAAGCAAAAGAAACGTTCCAGCAATTTATCACCGATTATTTCGAGAAAAGAGAACAATTGGTTTGTGCTTTTGTTTTAATTGACATCCGACTGGAAGCCCAGAAAATCGATTTGGAATTTATCAACTATCTTGGTGAAATTGAAGTTCCGTTTTGTATCATTTTTACCAAATCCGACAAAATCAGTAAAGGAAAAGTGGAACAAAATGTTGCCGCATACCGCAAAGCGTTATTAGCAAACAACTGGGAAGAAATGCCACAACATTTTATCACGTCCTCACTGGACGTTGTTGGCCGCGAACCGCTATTGGATTTTATCGATGGCGTGAACGATGGTATTTTTAAAAATAATGATCTATAA
- the gldC gene encoding gliding motility protein GldC, producing MAKNIKSEIKIQIELDENRVPEKLKWKAADGGVESAEAKAMLLAMWDSKVQETLQINLWTKDMPVDEMKVFFHQTLVAMADTYHRATDDEKMTDTMRDFCDYFAEKLELGKK from the coding sequence ATGGCAAAGAATATTAAATCCGAAATAAAAATACAAATCGAACTGGACGAAAACCGCGTTCCGGAAAAACTAAAATGGAAAGCAGCAGACGGTGGTGTAGAATCGGCCGAAGCCAAAGCAATGTTGTTGGCCATGTGGGATAGTAAAGTACAGGAGACTTTACAGATTAACTTGTGGACAAAAGACATGCCGGTAGATGAAATGAAAGTATTTTTCCATCAGACTTTAGTGGCTATGGCGGATACCTATCACCGTGCTACCGACGATGAGAAAATGACGGATACCATGCGGGACTTCTGCGATTATTTTGCAGAAAAACTCGAATTGGGTAAAAAATAA
- the gldB gene encoding gliding motility lipoprotein GldB, whose protein sequence is MKKYLTGVFMVLVLIACKKEDKVAKEVDKIPVKVEIERFDKVFYESPVSDFPKIKREFYYFFPAGNPDSVWTNKMQNPLYRELYAEVKKKYPNNNAFEGDLVDLFKHIQYYFPQYKTPKVVTLVSEMDYENKAIFADSLVIISLDMYLGKDNRLYEFPQYYKQNFEPSQMMPDIVASLATKEIKTTDDRSLLAQMIYFGKELYMKDLLLPDMSDADKIAYTEEQLKWCQENESEMWKYLVNEKLLYDTNPKLTQRFISTAPFSKFYLEIDAESPGRVGTWLGWQIVRSYMKNNPDVSLQQLLVKEAKEIFDNSKYKPKK, encoded by the coding sequence ATGAAAAAATATTTGACAGGGGTTTTTATGGTTTTGGTGCTGATCGCCTGTAAAAAGGAAGATAAAGTGGCAAAGGAAGTGGATAAGATCCCGGTGAAGGTTGAAATCGAACGATTCGATAAGGTTTTTTACGAATCTCCGGTTTCCGATTTCCCAAAAATCAAGCGGGAATTCTATTATTTTTTTCCGGCAGGAAACCCCGATTCGGTTTGGACCAATAAAATGCAAAACCCGTTATACCGCGAATTATATGCCGAGGTAAAGAAAAAATATCCAAACAACAATGCCTTTGAAGGTGACCTGGTGGATTTGTTTAAGCACATTCAGTACTACTTCCCGCAATATAAAACGCCAAAAGTAGTCACATTGGTATCGGAAATGGATTATGAGAACAAAGCTATTTTTGCAGATAGTTTAGTGATCATCTCATTGGATATGTATTTGGGGAAAGACAACCGTTTGTATGAATTTCCACAGTATTATAAACAAAACTTCGAACCGTCGCAAATGATGCCGGATATCGTGGCAAGCTTGGCAACTAAAGAAATAAAGACAACAGACGATCGTTCCTTATTGGCGCAAATGATCTATTTTGGAAAAGAGTTGTACATGAAAGATCTGCTGCTGCCGGATATGTCGGATGCGGATAAAATTGCCTATACCGAAGAACAGCTAAAATGGTGTCAGGAAAACGAATCGGAAATGTGGAAATACCTGGTAAACGAAAAATTGTTGTACGATACCAATCCAAAACTAACACAACGTTTTATATCGACGGCGCCTTTTTCCAAATTCTATCTGGAAATCGATGCTGAATCGCCGGGAAGAGTAGGAACCTGGTTGGGATGGCAAATTGTGCGCTCGTATATGAAAAACAATCCGGACGTAAGCCTACAGCAATTACTGGTAAAAGAGGCAAAAGAAATATTTGATAACTCAAAATACAAACCTAAAAAATAA